Proteins encoded together in one Ammospiza nelsoni isolate bAmmNel1 chromosome Z, bAmmNel1.pri, whole genome shotgun sequence window:
- the PHF24 gene encoding PHD finger protein 24: MGVLMSRRQTVERVQKVSLAVSAFKDGLREQPSTRRRAEAGTARQGTLEQEVQEGDEEAVAGPSQPEESSAGKAAWERLRDGRGVEPEEFDRANRFTPPAFIRPKRELHDDEPPDISLEQREQILNDEMCEICEVWTAESLFPCRICHRVYHDGCLRRMGYLQKDSAVEVTETAHTETGWSCYYCDNLNLLLTEEEMYSLMETLKNCKIIPESCLTLDDFLHYKHQVHKQQFERTMPEAQEEQAALQFNALDPDKKGHIEWQDFLSHESIQLLQKIRPQNALLRLLTPKERERARTAFLALDQDNDGFIGEAECRQARHSWFRKHQKEMLSCNVSISHVGPISEGSPASSRNGKSPEKILPATKQEETRSIDWPGFLRENVAYILAARPNSAALHLQPLA; this comes from the exons ATGGGGGTGCTGATGTCCAGGAGGCAGACGGTGGAGAGGGTGCAGAAGGTCAGCTTGGCCGTGTCAGCCTTCAAGGACGGGCTGCGGGAGCAGCCATCGACACGGCGCCGGGCGGAGGCGGGGACCGCACGCCAGGGGAcgctggagcaggaggtgcaAGAGGGAGATGAGGAAGCGGtggcaggaccttcccagccgGAGGAGAGCAGTGCCGGCAAGGCGGCCTGGGAGCGGCTGCGGGATGGCCGCGGCGTGGAGCCAGAGGAGTTCGACCGGGCCAACAGGTTCACGCCACCAGCCTTCATCCGGCCCAAGAGGGAGCTCCACGATGATGAGCCCCCGGACATCAgtctggagcagagggagcag ATCCTGAATGACGAGATGTGTGAGATCTGCGAGGTGTGGACAGCCGAGAGCCTCTTCCCCTGCCGCATCTGCCACCGGGTGTACCACGACGGCTGCCTGCGCCGCATGGGCTACCTGCAGAAGGACAGCGCCGTGGAGGTGACAGAGACCGCGCACACCGAGACCGGCTGGAGCTGCTACTACTGC GACAACCTCAATCTGTTGCTGACAGAGGAAGAGATGTACAGCCTGATGGAGACCCTGAAGAACTGCAAGATCATTCCAG AGAGCTGCCTGACCCTGGATGACTTCCTGCACTACAAACACCAAGTGCACAAGCAGCAGTTTGAGCGGACCATGCCcgaggcacaggaggagcaggcagccctgcagttcAACGCCTTGGACCCTGACAAGAAGGGGCACATTGAGTGGCAGGACTTCCTCTCCCACGAGtccatccagctgctgcagaaaataCGGCCACAG AATGCCCTTCTGCGGCTGCTGACACCCAAGGAGCGGGAGCGGGCACGGACAGCCTTCCTGGCCCTGGACCAGGACAACGACGGCTTCATCGGGGAGGCTGAGTGCCGCCAGGCCCGGCACAGCTGGTTCCGCAAGCACCAGAAGGAGATGCTGTCCTGCAATGTCAG CATCAGCCATGTGGGGCCCATATCAGAGGGCAGCCCCGCCAGCAGCAGGAACGGCAAGAGCCCGGAGAAGATCCTGCCAGCCACAAAGCAGGAGGAGACCAG GAGCATCGACTGGCCCGGATTCCTGCGGGAGAACGTCGCCTACATCCTGGCCGCGCGCCCCAACAGCGCCGccctgcacctgcagcccctcgCCTAG